Proteins found in one Pieris napi chromosome 11, ilPieNapi1.2, whole genome shotgun sequence genomic segment:
- the LOC125053673 gene encoding uncharacterized protein LOC125053673 isoform X4 — MRGGVIGSISFLAFLLFHYTNGQDILLNSQTQDLKEDLSEVKASNEDVTLKSTESDFQNNISDSNNNDSSTKSQDDLKPESRISADTDQGLISSLEVTENKEEENFSNKQLKSAQDEENDIKAEEKSGYSSAIATSSNSFGYSNSFAKATSLASGGYGGTVSPYQTHLPNSASSSAQAYSNGNAQAIASSHGNSYYRSTQGFAPLGPSLGPGSFTWEDTNAQSTGYDRWNPLVSSYFPDVSYASGMGQAQSDYGSPYGFDFYKPDFGYASATADTSGWGPYGPGTYPDQSYTGEAQAQSSFSVGYYEPGRARQFLPQEYIIPHSTSGQEIVCMRAGDLYSILTIDNRCLICTCSEVLGQLAPVCAGCDSCFAVPLPEPEPVPEPLPVPIPEPAPEPQLSCSPLPEDTPFENPLNPCQICICAHVFNAIGQPDIQIDCQENPECRLPNDIPQIPPIPEPPVPVPMPLCEKFPSEILFPHPTESCKICKCVVEILSFGIPEQRILCMPIPECEQSWPEPEPWPIQEIWPPGPEPYPIIEPVPNIPEPWPIPEILPPAPEPWPIIEPLPPAPEIWPVPEPLPPPPRPWPIIEPEPVPIIEIEPVPIIETEPWPIPETLPPAPEPWPIIEPLPPAPEPWPVLEPLRPPPGPWPIIEPDPWPTPDTPPPESWQVIEPLPPMPEPVPEPWYPPEPVEPWPVIEPIPEPWPTPEYLPWPPSEPEIWPVPEPLPPAPEPWPIPEQYPPAPEPWPIQPLPEPVPPEPEPQPLPWPPVVPDAPLSPLPGPPPHQSCRPYPPNMPFQHPWDECRVCVCSEFHAIGITNIEVNCYTKPSCFPPPIQYIEPQFPQIISDQNCQYQDIGSEFLSPEDVCKVCTCQVFGNYVAPVCRRSKRPECAATDLRPFNNVVFIEPTCRYRLPNQPYVVDCNVCLCQPVFNYVIAHCTPQPNCDNLPPFAPGGTFNNGEAYFDSYGDSSFAQASSNSLYNSASAEATAIAHAQSNVNSNMGGSSAYAESLSNAGNKYPYGTIFPGSSDISASAQANSIANVPNINAYPYYDDNYYAQSQAAEQAAYSQAMASATQNSFNQFGSQTYGTAEGLANSQYGLYGGYPYYSGMPDVSQMQQGSLGTSELYQGQYQYPQNTGIYQAGMSGWENSVSEQGTSMQNLRQISAISGRPLIRSGPGLCNYSGDKYHHNCQACFCFQDGNGSLFTLCLGSPCAK, encoded by the exons ATGCGGGGAGGCGTTATTGGAAGTATTAGCTTCCTTGCCTTCCTGTTGTTCCATTACACGAATGGtcaagatattttattaaactcgCAAACACAGG atTTAAAAGAAGATTTAAGTGAAGTCAAAGCATCGAATGAAGATGTTACATTGAAAAGTACAGAAAgtgattttcaaaataatatttctgatagtaataataacgACTCAAGTACAAAATCACAAGATGATTTAAAACCCGAGAGTCGAATTTCAGCTGACACTGACCAAGGATTGATTTCTTCTCTAGAAGTAACTGAAAACAAAGAAGAGGAGAATTTTAGCAATAAACAACTAAAATCTGCACAAGATGAAGAAAATGATATAAAAGCGGAGGAAAAATCTGGTTACAGTTCAGCGATTGCAACATCAAGCAATTCATTTGGTTATAGCAACAGCTTTGCTAAAGCAACTTCTTTAGCATCAGGCGGATACGGTGGAACCGTTTCACCATATCAAACTCATTTGCCGAACTCAGCTTCTAGCTCGGCTCAGGCATATAGTAATGGCAATGCTCAAGCTATAGCGTCATCCCATGGCAACTCCTACTATAGATCAACACAAGGTTTTGCTCCGCTAGGTCCATCCTTGGGACCAGGATCTTTTACCTGGGAGGATACTAATGCGCAGTCTACAGGCTATGATAGATGGAATCCATTGGTGTCAAG TTATTTTCCAGACGTAAGTTATGCATCAGGAATGGGACAAGCGCAATCAGATTACGGGAGCCCCTACGGATTCGA tttttataaaccaGATTTTGGTTATGCATCGGCAACAGCTGATACGAGTGGATGGGGTCCGTATGGTCCAGG GACATATCCCGATCAAAGCTACACAGGAGAAGCGCAGGCTCAATCATCCTTTTCGGTAGGGTATTATGAACCAG GACGAGCAAGGCAATTTTTACCTCAGGAATACATAATTCCTCATTCAACATCCG GACAAGAAATTGTATGTATGCGAGCGGGTGATTTATACAGCATACTAACAATTGACAATAGATGTTTGATATGTACGTGTAGTGAAGTCCTAGGGCAATTGGCGCCTGTATGTGCCGGCTGTGACTCCTGTTTCGCAGTACCATTGCCGGAACCGGAACCGGTACCGGAACCGTTACCGGTGCCAATACCGGAGCCGGCGCCTGAGCCACAGc TGTCATGCTCACCCCTACCAGAAGACACGCCTTTCGAGAATCCATTGAATCCGTGCCAAATATGTATTTGCGCTCATGTATTCAATGCGATCGGACAGCCCGACATACAGATCGACTGTCAGGAGAATCCAGAATGCC GATTGCCGAATGATATCCCTCAGATAC CGCCCATACCTGAACCACCAGTACCGGTTCCTA tgCCCCTTTGCGAGAAGTTCCCATCCGAAATACTTTTCCCTCATCCAACAGAAAGTTGCAAAATTTGCAAGTGTGTCGTCGAGATATTGTCATTCGGTATACCCGAGCAACGGATTTTATGTATGCCAATCCCTGAATGCG aacAATCCTGGCCGGAACCAGAACCTTGGCCAATACAAGAGATCTGGCCACCAGGTCCTGAACCGTACCCCATTATTGAGCCAGTACCTAACATACCAGAACCATGGCCAATTCCAGAGATACTGCCTCCTGCACCTGAACCCTGGCCTATCATTGAACCTTTACCACCAGCACCAGAAATATGGCCTGTTCCAGAACCCTTACCTCCTCCTCCTAGACCGTGGCCTATTATTGAGCCAGAACCAGTGCCTATTATTGAGATAGAACCAGTGCCTATTATTGAGACAGAACCATGGCCAATTCCAGAGACACTGCCACCTGCACCTGAACCCTGGCCTATCATTGAACCTTTACCACCAGCGCCAGAACCATGGCCTGTTCTAGAACCTTTACGTCCTCCCCCTGGACCGTGGCCTATTATTGAGCCAGACCCATGGCCAACTCCAGATACACCGCCACCTGAATCCTGGCAAGTCATCGAACCTTTACCACCAATGCCAGAACCAGTTCCCGAACCTTGGTATCCACCTGAACCAGTTGAACCATGGCCCGTTATTGAGCCAATACCAGAACCATGGCCCACTCCCGAATACCTGCCATGGCCACCCTCAGAACCTGAAATATGGCCTGTTCCTGAGCCCTTACCTCCAGCTCCAGAGCCTTGGCCGATTCCAGAACAATATCCGCCAGCTCCCGAACCTTGGCCAATTCAACCGTTGCCAGAACCTGTACCACCAGAACCAGAACCACAACCAT taCCTTGGCCACCTGTGGTACCTGATGCTCCACTCAGTCCTCTACCTGGTCCACCACCTC ATCAGTCATGTCGACCTTATCCGCCGAACATGCCATTCCAACATCCATGGGATGAATGCAGAGTTTGTGTGTGCAGTGAGTTCCATGCGATCGGTATCACCAACATTGAAGTTAACTGTTACACGAAACCATCGTGCT TTCCTCCACCTATTCAGTATATTG agCCACAGTTTCCACAAATAATATCAG ATCAGAACTGTCAATATCAAGATATCGGATCCGAATTCCTAAGCCCCGAAGACGTCTGTAAAGTGTGCACCTGTCAAGTATTCGGAAACTACGTAGCTCCGGTCTGTAGACGCTCTAAGAGGCCCGAAT GTGCGGCCACGG atcTGAGGCCGTTCAACAACGTGGTGTTTATTG AGCCAACGTGCCGTTATCGACTTCCGAATCAGCCATACGTCGTGGATTGCAACGTGTGTTTATGTCAACCTGTTTTTAATTACGTCATCGCTCACTGCACCCCACAACCTAACTGcg ATAATTTACCACCATTTGCACCGGGTGGAACATTTAACAATGGAGAAGCGTATTTTGATTCATACGGTGATTCCTCTTTCGCTCAAGCATCATCTAATTCCCTTTATAACTCAGCGTCAGCAGAAGCTACCGCCATCGCACATGCTCAGTCAAACGTGAACTCAAATATGGGAGGCAGCTCGGCCTACGCTGAAAGCTTGTCCAATGCAGGCAACAAATACCCTTACGGCACGATTTTTCCCGGTTCGTCAGACATTTCAGCATCCGCCCAAGCTAATTCCATAGCTAATGTGCCTAATATCAATGCGTATCCGTACTATGATGACAATTACTATGCTCAAAGTCAAGCTGCCGAACAAGCGGCGTACTCTCAAGCAATGGCTAGTGCAACGCAGAATTCCTTCAATCAATTTGGCAGTCAAACTTATGGCACAGCAGAAGGTTTAGCTAATAGTCAATATGGTCTGTATGGAGGGTATCCCTACTATAGCGGAATGCCAGACGTAAGTCAAATGCAACAGGGATCTCTGGGGACATCTGAACTTTATCAAGGTCAATACCAATATCCTCAAAATACAGGAATTTATCAAGCGGGTATGTCTGGTTGGGAAAATTCAGTAAGCGAACAAGGCACAA gCATGCAGAATTTGCGGCAAATTTCGGCGATTTCCGGTCGGCCGTTAATACGTTCCG GCCCAGGCTTGTGCAACTACTCGGGAGACAAGTATCACCACAACTGCCAGGCGTGCTTCTGTTTCCAGGATGGAAATGGAAGCCTGTTTACACTCTGCTTAGGCAGTCCTTGCGCCAAGTAA